One Atribacterota bacterium genomic window carries:
- a CDS encoding DUF4040 domain-containing protein, translating to MSPLVSIAHIAVLVVMIIASILAVVLRDLLPSVIALAAASLLLSLEFYLLHAPDVAIAEAGIGAALTMAIYIFAIRATKK from the coding sequence ATGAGCCCATTAGTAAGTATTGCTCATATTGCTGTACTGGTTGTTATGATTATTGCATCAATTTTAGCTGTAGTACTAAGGGATTTATTACCTTCAGTTATTGCCCTGGCTGCAGCCAGTTTACTTTTGTCCTTAGAATTTTATCTTCTGCATGCTCCTGATGTAGCAATAGCAGAAGCAGGAATTGGGGCAGCTTTGACTATGGCAATTTATATTTTTGCCATCAGGGCAACGAAGAAGTAA
- a CDS encoding Na+/H+ antiporter subunit E produces MISFIITFILSFFAYLFLTASQGEVLGLWSQNEIIAALIVGLIVTIISARVLFQKKRYHLLNPLKWVIFLFYLVGPFFYAMAKANIDVAYRVITGKINPGIVKISPKLKSDAAITLLANSITLTPGTLSVDIDEKNNDLYIHWINVTNLKPSIEDICGTFSEWARRIAE; encoded by the coding sequence ATGATAAGTTTTATTATCACTTTTATTTTGAGTTTTTTCGCTTATCTATTTTTAACTGCCAGTCAAGGAGAAGTTTTAGGATTATGGAGTCAAAATGAAATAATAGCCGCCCTAATTGTTGGTCTCATTGTAACTATTATCTCTGCCAGAGTATTATTTCAGAAAAAACGTTACCACCTTTTAAACCCATTAAAATGGGTTATTTTTTTGTTTTATCTGGTTGGCCCCTTTTTTTATGCTATGGCCAAAGCAAATATTGATGTTGCTTACCGCGTAATTACAGGTAAAATCAACCCGGGAATTGTAAAAATATCACCCAAATTAAAGAGCGATGCTGCCATAACCTTACTGGCAAACTCTATTACCCTTACTCCTGGAACACTAAGTGTGGATATAGATGAAAAGAATAATGATCTTTATATCCATTGGATTAATGTTACTAATTTGAAACCTTCTATTGAAGATATTTGTGGTACTTTTTCCGAATGGGCGAGGAGGATAGCAGAATGA
- the secG gene encoding preprotein translocase subunit SecG, which translates to MPTWLMLIQIIISIILIGVVLFQTRKASSGGGIFGGGTFADHRGRKGKELLLLKLTTAIAVLFMISSIMISIYK; encoded by the coding sequence ATGCCTACATGGCTCATGTTGATTCAAATCATTATTAGTATAATACTTATTGGCGTAGTGTTATTCCAAACCAGAAAGGCAAGTTCGGGGGGTGGCATCTTTGGCGGAGGTACCTTTGCTGATCATAGAGGCAGAAAAGGGAAAGAACTACTTTTACTCAAATTAACAACAGCCATAGCAGTTTTGTTTATGATATCTTCTATCATGATTAGTATTTATAAATAA
- a CDS encoding nicotinate phosphoribosyltransferase: MVANKKMYTTDEIKHYQVEPDRRLFSANHEEIERGLTTDIYFIRAIEVLNFLKLDATEVTAEIFARRAGIFAGVQEAYNLLKDKKIKLWSLQEGNSFQPKETVMRIQGPYNEFGVYETIILGILASSSAWATAARECCEVANGKKIICFGSRHIHPAVAPVMERAALIGGVDGASCVLGAKLMGQEPQGTIPHTVIIITGDTVKAAKAYHECFSPDIPRVILIDTFKDEAEESIRVANALGKSLLGVRLDTPSERGGVSPDLVKEVRARLDQAGYAHVKIFVSGGVTPERIVLLSKEAVDAFGVGSYISDASPIDMTLDIKEVEGKPIAKRGRIPGKIENKNLVQLI; encoded by the coding sequence ATGGTTGCAAATAAGAAAATGTATACCACTGACGAAATAAAGCATTATCAAGTTGAACCTGACCGAAGATTATTTTCTGCTAATCATGAAGAAATTGAAAGAGGATTAACTACTGATATTTATTTTATTAGAGCAATAGAGGTCCTTAATTTCTTGAAACTGGATGCTACAGAGGTTACTGCAGAAATATTTGCCAGGCGAGCAGGAATTTTTGCTGGTGTGCAGGAAGCATATAATTTGCTCAAAGATAAAAAGATCAAACTTTGGTCACTACAAGAAGGGAATTCATTTCAACCCAAAGAAACAGTAATGAGAATCCAGGGTCCCTATAATGAATTTGGAGTTTATGAAACAATAATATTAGGGATATTAGCCAGCAGTTCTGCCTGGGCAACTGCAGCACGGGAATGCTGTGAGGTCGCAAATGGTAAAAAAATTATCTGTTTTGGCTCGCGGCATATTCATCCAGCTGTTGCTCCTGTTATGGAAAGAGCAGCACTTATTGGAGGAGTGGATGGAGCAAGTTGTGTACTGGGAGCAAAATTGATGGGGCAAGAACCCCAAGGTACTATTCCACATACTGTAATAATAATTACCGGGGATACAGTGAAAGCAGCAAAAGCTTATCATGAGTGTTTTTCTCCGGATATACCCAGAGTAATTTTGATAGATACCTTCAAAGATGAGGCTGAAGAATCAATTAGGGTTGCTAATGCTTTGGGCAAGAGCCTTCTGGGTGTCCGTCTTGACACTCCAAGTGAAAGAGGAGGGGTATCCCCTGATTTGGTTAAAGAGGTACGAGCACGATTAGATCAGGCAGGATATGCTCATGTTAAGATTTTTGTTTCAGGAGGAGTAACACCAGAGAGAATTGTTTTATTAAGCAAGGAAGCTGTTGATGCCTTTGGAGTGGGTAGTTACATTAGCGATGCCTCACCCATTGATATGACTCTTGATATTAAGGAAGTTGAAGGGAAGCCTATTGCCAAAAGAGGGCGGATACCTGGTAAAATTGAAAACAAGAATTTAGTTCAATTAATTTAG
- the tpiA gene encoding triose-phosphate isomerase: MRKPLIIGNWKMNKTVTESIALIKELIGFVKDYQEAEVVICPPFTSLWTARELIQDTNIILGAQNVYFQNEGAYTGEISARMLQNIGCSYVILGHSERREYFQESSLEVARKVEQVLNFGIKPIICVGEKLAERETGKAQDVVREEIEAIFAILKSEEAINIVFAYEPIWAIGTGKSATPQDASEMIQYIRTLLDNKYSKIIAQQIRILYGGSVNPENIKPLMAEFEIDGALVGGASLQAQTFSRLVKYQE, translated from the coding sequence ATGCGCAAACCCTTGATTATTGGCAATTGGAAAATGAATAAGACAGTTACTGAAAGTATTGCCTTAATAAAAGAATTGATAGGTTTTGTAAAGGATTATCAGGAAGCAGAGGTGGTTATATGTCCACCATTTACTTCCTTATGGACTGCCAGAGAATTGATTCAGGATACCAATATTATTTTGGGAGCTCAGAATGTCTATTTTCAGAATGAAGGAGCCTATACCGGGGAGATATCTGCCAGAATGTTACAAAATATTGGCTGTAGCTATGTTATACTTGGTCATTCAGAAAGAAGGGAGTATTTTCAGGAAAGTTCACTGGAAGTTGCTAGAAAGGTTGAGCAAGTTCTTAATTTTGGAATTAAACCGATTATCTGTGTTGGAGAAAAATTGGCAGAGAGGGAAACAGGAAAAGCACAGGATGTAGTTAGAGAAGAAATAGAAGCCATCTTTGCTATATTGAAGTCAGAAGAGGCTATAAATATTGTATTTGCTTATGAACCTATTTGGGCTATTGGCACTGGTAAATCGGCAACTCCGCAGGATGCCAGTGAAATGATTCAATATATTCGTACATTATTGGATAATAAATATAGTAAAATAATTGCTCAACAAATCAGGATTTTATATGGAGGGAGTGTTAATCCGGAGAATATAAAACCACTGATGGCTGAATTCGAAATTGATGGTGCACTGGTTGGTGGAGCAAGCTTGCAGGCTCAAACATTTTCTAGGTTAGTAAAATATCAAGAGTGA
- the mnhG gene encoding monovalent cation/H(+) antiporter subunit G, which translates to MTILSIILFLFLLIGIFFNGLGSIGLMRFPDVYTRLHAATKCTTFGSIFTSLSVIIFGFYFWKANGDSKFGVLALHTIIALVCLIITNPTGAHAIARAAYRSGVMPKQAVIDQLKEAKLK; encoded by the coding sequence GTGACCATTTTATCGATTATTTTATTTTTATTTTTATTAATAGGAATATTTTTCAATGGATTGGGATCCATTGGTTTAATGAGATTTCCTGATGTTTACACCAGATTGCATGCTGCTACAAAATGCACTACGTTTGGTTCTATATTCACATCATTGTCTGTTATCATTTTTGGTTTTTATTTTTGGAAAGCCAACGGTGATTCTAAATTCGGAGTTCTGGCATTGCATACCATCATAGCTTTGGTTTGTTTGATTATAACCAATCCTACTGGAGCTCATGCTATTGCTCGGGCAGCTTACCGCAGTGGAGTGATGCCTAAACAGGCAGTGATTGATCAATTAAAGGAGGCAAAGCTGAAATGA
- the gap gene encoding type I glyceraldehyde-3-phosphate dehydrogenase, whose translation MGIKVGINGFGRIGRNVLRAALKDHDIDFVAVNDITDAKTLAHLLKYDSVHRILKEDVEVSNDVITVAGREIKVLKIKDPSDLPWKELGVEVVIESTGLFRDRDSASKHLSAGARKVIITAPAKGEDITIVMGVNEKDYLYAEHHIISNASCTTNCLAPVVKVLHDTFGIEKGIMSTIHSYTSDQMLLDAPHKSDLRRARAAALSMVPTTTGAAKAVTLVIPELKGRLNGMAFRVPTPNVSVVDLSVWLKKDVTVEQINQALKEAAQGHLKGILDYNELPLVSSDYNGNSYSSIVDGLSTMVVDGNLAKVVSWYDNEWGYSCRVIDLAKYIIK comes from the coding sequence ATGGGTATTAAAGTAGGGATTAATGGATTTGGCAGAATTGGTAGAAATGTATTGCGAGCTGCACTTAAGGATCATGATATTGATTTTGTGGCAGTAAATGATATTACTGATGCCAAAACTCTGGCACATCTATTAAAATATGATTCGGTACATAGAATTTTAAAAGAAGATGTTGAAGTTAGTAATGATGTAATTACAGTTGCTGGAAGAGAAATAAAGGTGTTAAAGATAAAAGATCCATCAGATTTACCCTGGAAGGAATTGGGAGTAGAAGTTGTCATTGAGTCCACAGGATTATTCCGGGATAGGGATAGTGCCAGCAAGCATTTATCAGCAGGTGCCAGAAAAGTCATAATTACTGCTCCAGCCAAAGGAGAGGATATTACCATTGTTATGGGAGTAAATGAAAAAGATTATCTGTATGCAGAACATCATATTATATCCAATGCTTCCTGTACCACTAATTGCCTGGCGCCAGTAGTAAAGGTTCTACATGACACCTTCGGCATTGAAAAAGGGATTATGTCTACCATTCATTCTTATACTTCTGATCAAATGTTATTAGATGCTCCTCATAAAAGTGATTTGCGACGTGCCAGAGCAGCAGCGCTTTCTATGGTTCCAACTACTACAGGAGCAGCAAAAGCGGTTACATTGGTTATCCCTGAATTGAAGGGGAGATTAAACGGAATGGCTTTTAGAGTTCCTACTCCCAATGTATCGGTGGTAGATTTATCAGTATGGCTGAAAAAGGATGTAACTGTAGAACAGATTAACCAGGCACTGAAAGAAGCTGCTCAGGGTCATCTTAAAGGTATTCTGGATTATAATGAACTGCCCCTGGTTTCCAGTGACTACAATGGTAATTCTTATTCCTCTATTGTCGATGGCTTATCTACTATGGTTGTAGATGGAAATTTAGCCAAAGTAGTTTCCTGGTATGATAATGAATGGGGTTACTCCTGCAGAGTCATTGATTTGGCGAAATATATCATAAAATAA
- a CDS encoding cation:proton antiporter — MTQLLNYFLITGVLLTVFILISLFRLISGPTVPDRVVAMDTINTLIVAGMILFGAAFEEIIYIDVAIVYALLSYIATLYIAKYLERRAKDK, encoded by the coding sequence ATGACTCAATTATTGAACTATTTTTTAATTACAGGAGTATTATTAACAGTATTTATTCTAATATCTCTGTTTCGTTTGATTTCCGGTCCCACTGTACCTGATCGTGTTGTAGCTATGGATACCATTAATACTTTAATTGTAGCAGGAATGATTCTCTTTGGTGCAGCCTTTGAAGAAATTATTTATATCGATGTGGCAATAGTATATGCCTTATTATCATATATTGCTACTCTGTATATTGCTAAATATCTTGAGAGGAGGGCAAAAGATAAGTGA